The DNA window taagaaaacaagaaatctaaataaatgaTACAAAACACAGccacagtacatgtaataaagcaATAATGGCCACCTTTGGGGCATTGgataataaaaacatgtatcacATAATCATGACATTGTCCATTATGGTTCtatgaaaaaatacaattcacaATTGCGCAGagtataacaatataataaaaaaagatacagtCAAGTCTTTTGCCAGTTTCCTCTTTTCAATCAGTCTGAGATTCAATCGATTCTTTGGGATGGTGTTGGAAATACTTGTCACTCTCTGCAGCAAACACAATCAGGATCATCACATAGAGCAAGGCATGGACAATGGCAGAGAGAGTCTGGAGGGCCACAAATCCCCCAGACATTCCCACCTTGTCCCTCAGGTATATCAGGTTGTACACAAACAGATAGGTCCCCCACAGAACATTGACCCCAGCCAAGAACATGGCCGCTGTGGAAAGTAAACAACAACAATCAGTTACACATAAGCTTGTCAATCTTACGTTTCTTTAATAAGTATCATTtatctgataaaaaatatgAGCTTTCTATCTAAGATATTTAATCTGTATTAAATTCCTACTCAACTTGATAAATTATAGAGAACCAATAACTTGGGAAAATGTTAATTCATTCATCTCAATATTGATTCACCTTTAAAAGATCTCTAGATTGAGAAAAAACATCAGTAATGTTATGATTGACTTCTTCAATGTCTTattacatagtacatgtacatcaattttttttgttctgtGTTCAAAGGTTTAATACTTCAGGGGTTTCTACACATAATAATGTACAATGTGGCTGCTCTACTTACAGTACCCGGCTAGCTCTGCCACGACCGAATGACCTTTGTACAGCATTCCGACCCCCACCCCTGTCATCAGGTAAGAGTTCCGGCACCACGACAGGTAGCCTGGATAGAAAGAGGATAAACAGCATCGATCAATGAAGCTGCTTTCAATTTCGTAAGAAAgtatatcatttatcatttgTGTACATGGCAAATACACAAACAGGAAACATTGTCAATTCAACAAAAAATTGCTCTTGCTTACAGTcacagaaatattgaaaatagatATAGAACTTTAGCTTATAATTCTGCTGTATTTAAATCCTTGAATTAATGATACTCACCATTTTCATTAGCAAGTCGGCATGCCtgataataaatgaaacaaatCATATATTGATGTGTATGATCATCGTAGATTGAAGAGCAAGAACTGAACACGTACAGGGATACGTCTCTACATACCCAGGCTGAATTCTCTATGGCTTCTGATGacattttgttgtttatgtAGATGTAGCCTTTGTCTTTGGAGTCTGGGTTTGTACACATAATTCTATAGCTCTGGTTCTGTGTTCTTACTCTTGACAACATAACTGTTGAATGCTCTGTGGCTGTATGGTGAGATGTCAGAAAACTCCCTAATGACACACAGTGTCGTATTGTCTGTAGACTTCTCAGTGTTCTTGCCATGGTTTCAAGAAACAGGAGTAAGCAATTTACTCGTCCAGATCTCACCTAGGTCATAAAAAAATCCacaaagattttgaaaactaGTGAAAAGGATGAACAATCGCAATGTACCTTGGATTAACAGTTTAACCAATTAACATATAGGCTAAACGGTTGGGTTATACGTGTTGCAGAACCCGAAACAAGAAAACAATGCTAAATTGGTCATCATAAGGAAAATAACTAATTTATCAATGATGCATAGATTAACAAGCTATCTTCATTAAATACCTGTCTGACATCAAAAATATACCAAATTTCAGTCCACAACGCAAATCGGATATACGGAGGCGatagataaaagtaaaaaccaAGCCGttgtttgtttacaaagggtGTGCGGGTTACATGTAGAATGAGGTATGTTGAATGCGTGTAAAGATTTGTTCGTCATTTATATACACGTCCATAAAATCCATAATGCTCTTGGTATAGAAATGAATGTTACTTTTATAAGTGTAAATAATGCGATTTCACATCAGAATATGCACATGCCAGCATGCTATAacttattctcttttgagaagtggatgtaggctatgcctgtccacttctcaaaagagaatagctATAACTGTGATGAAGTTGGCTACTGAGGTATTTTACTTAGTGTTATTTGCTTGTTTATCAGTTAACTGCAGATATCCAAGAATTCATTTCAATCAATGCTAATTATTAATGAGGCCTAAATTAGTACATTGTAAATTTGCGATAAGAcataaaagatttatttttgcataagcaacaaatatatttttcatttccaatTTCTTTATTGTGAAAGACAGACATTTTCCACACAAGCACTTAGCCTGAAaagcatttcattttaatataggTGGATTAATTATTTTCTACTTGTCAAGTAGATCCAACTGTTGATAATCACAGCTTAATTTATAacttacaatgtacatgtatgtaacataATCTCTTTATaggttaatatatatatatagatgacAATCATGACACCAAGCAAAGGTTTTTATTTTCGTTCTAGAATTAAAGGTTAATAAGAATTCCTGTCAGAAACGTTTGCGCCATTTGTGAAGTccacacacagacagacagatggaggAGCTGAAACAAGCACTGACAGACATACAGACAACAGAGAGTAGCCTTATAGGGTATCTCAACGATGTCCTCAATGGTAAGAGATGTCCACAATGTCCACAGTTTATGACATGCATGATTTAACTCTTTCCTCTAGCCAAtagttaattaaaatacattgttaCATTGTACACTTCACTTTGACCTTTACTGCATGAACAACTAGGGTTGTGGAGTTGAGTATGGATAAACATGTGGCTTAAATGGGAAGatgaattttatataaacatgtagatatcaaattaatatataGATTCTTGTCATAGAATGAAAGGTTAATATTTATTACAAGTGTTGTGAAATGTAAATGTACTAGATATCTTGGTACAACCTTTGACCCTGCTCCATACATTACCCTGCTCCGTACCCATGATTTCTTTAATCTTCACAAGGTAtggctgtatatatatatatatgtatgcattGTATTTGTGTACCATGTTGACCATCTAATAtcaattacagtaaaacacggttatagcgaacacactTAAAATGTACTGgtgcttacagcgaagtgattttcattccccatgACTGTATAATATGTTGTAAACTTAACGGAGTTAACAAATTTTGCTTATAGCGAAGTAAAATCACTtgtccctggcacttcgttataagcgtgttttactgtacacgGCATTTATCACTGACTACTTGTAGAGCCTGATGGTGTGTCCCAGTTAATGGATGGAAGAATCGGAAGGCTGTTTGAGCTGGCCAAGTGCTACAAGTCTGCATTTGACAGGTAAAGACAATATTGGTGTTTACTAGGCTAGTAATGCAAATTTTGCTtgtaaacatgttaaaaaattataacatatttttactaaatatgTACCTTTGAGTATTTATTTTAACCTtgcaatgaaattttgaaattgctttgACAGATTGAAGGTAACATCAAGAGCTGAGTTTCAAGAGCACATCAAGAGAGGTTACAGGTACGCAGAGAATTTATTTCCTCTTTCTTCGTCAAATGAGATCGAAAGACTAACTTAATCAGGATGATAAAGAAAGTGACAGCTAGTGTTAAAACAGAAGAACTGAAggttggaaaaaaatatgatggcAATAAAAGCTAGATCGAGAAATTCTGAATTCATCAATCCAGGTCTTTTCATCGATTCTTTAATAAATGTtcgttttcaatgaaatatatagtgaaaaaaaaagaaaaaaaatgactttctTTGGCACCTGAGTGTACATGTTctgtatgtattatatattatgcAGAGTACATATACCATGTAAATATgctataaatatattatacaagGTACAGTTGTCAGTAGTTAAATGTACTTGGGACTGTATCAGGATCGACAGAGCTGTCTGCCAGTcagtaaattaatatttataagttTCTTATTGTACAaggtttaatttgtaaacaatgatgtgtttatacatgtaagttaaaGAGCTTCCTGTCTGAATAAATGAAATGGCTAGTCTTTAACTGATAGCGGACATGGATATTTCACTCAATGAGTCATGTATCCGCAAGTCCTTGCAAGAAGCTGttgttatatgaaaaaaaattacataagtTATCACAATCATATGCATGGGAGATTCTTTTGATCACAATCTGCCCCAACTAGTTCTTTAGCTCTCTATTCTTTTTCTATTGATGGGCCTCAAGTTGCAGAGACCTAACGTCATTTCAACAGCAATGCCTAAATTGAATTGTGATGTCATCTGAGATAgctacttttttttcataaattacgTGTTGTAACAGACACAGTGTGTACACCTTAAAAGTtcatatcccccccccccccccaacatgcacatattgaattaataaaacagGGTACATAACTTTTTAAGTGACTCagagttagtttttttttcctctCTATTAATCAGCTTACCCTGGTCCTTTCTTGAATCAAACAAAAGAGACAACTCTTCAAACCATGTTCCAAAGTACTGTTTTCACTGTAACCACAATATTGATAATTAATACTGTTAATGTCTTAAACTCTTTGAATTTCCAGTGATCAATCAGCATATATCACAAAACGTGCCTATATCATGCAACTAAAGATAAATACAGCAGATGCAACTCATATAATCTAATTAAATTCTCTTGACTTTATGTCTTATTTTATTAGATATGCAGAAATACGAGATCTAGATGAAGACATTGTGAATTTAGaggtaatttttaaaagtaattctATTATCTATCATTCATTTcatcaaatattatatttctttctttctgtGTTTCTATTGATGACCATAAAGTTTATCACCTAAATTAGTTCCATATTGAATCATTTCAGTAATTCACTTCTTTGATCATTTTGATTTATGTACAGTTCTAAtgacattaattaaattactgGGTTTTTTTGACAGGAAGAATGGGATGGGATATTACAGAGAATTGACCAATCACTGAAGGAGGATGACACAGGTGTTGAGCTGGGAGACACAGGACCAGTAAATGTCATGTTGACTGATGCTAGAACCGGGCAGGAGACCAGTTTAACGGAGTATCTAGGTCACCAGAGCCTCGTTTTGGTGCTTTTAAGGCATTTCGCCTGACTTCCATGACGACAGCACATTGAACAAGTTGAAAAATCAGAGGTGTGATGTAAAACTTATGGTTGCTCAATTATAAGTAAATCTCACAATCTAACTTAAAGGGGAATTTGTATATAATGAGATATCACACttcaattaaagaaaaatttagtAAGAACAAACATTCAAGCATTAAATCTGTAGGACATGAAGTATGCAATGTATGAATAAATTTTACCCCCctcttaaacaaaaaaaattgtgtatataGTAGCCATgttttgaagtacatgtaaatgatttaGGAGCAGATATCAGATTCAGGCGGTCAGGCAATAGTAGTGTCTTTTGGTGACCAAAAAGGGGCACAGCAGTGGCTAGTAGAGACCTCCTGTCCATTCCCCATGCTCCTGGACTCACAGAGAAAGGTAGAGAAGTTCTGAATGATTAATTAACATATGTTAGTAAGGACCTTCTTTTTATAAGGATTATAATCTGTAGAAGCTATTTAACAAGACCAGGGAATTTTGGTAGCCTaaggatgtaactatctttttcttgcgCCAAAGCAAGTTAAAAATAActctggtttcaagtgaaatatacacagattatGTAGTCTTTTAAAATTAGCTCAAAAGCTAGccaaatcatgttaatttcaaagagcaatggctgagtggccagcaatgaaatagacaggcctacatcacaatgctgtttgacacaactatccaaagtccaagctcctgttaaaatggttctaatttgtTACTGGTTCTCGGTTGGAACAATAATGGCAGTTTGTACCTGTAATTTGTTAGTCATTGAACAGTTAAAATATGTCTGTGAATTTTAACACAGTTTTTAGACCTTGTTTCCATTCCTTTAGACATAATTTTAAGGTTTGCAATATGTcagttatgtacatgtatgttttaactTGTTACTAGGTGTATACTGCATTTGGTTTGCATCGTTCTGTCAGCAAAGTAAGTATGCCTCATTATTTTCTATCATTGCCTCAAGTCTCTTCATAATTTTATAGAAGCACAAAAGAGGCCTAAATAAGACTTTGTTCCAGCAtgcatactgtaaattcctaattctAAAACGTGAGGAATTATTAATATTATCCGtgtaaaattgcgagaagcacccttcgcagattttaaaatctcgccattattttttgagagttgaaaacaataagaaataaagaaagaagTTCTGcgtttgcaattttatattctcacgatttgatacaaaatagcAGGATCGcagaattaaatacatgtaggtccCTACTTGCGTAAtgtaaggaatttacagtagtttaCTGGTTCATTCCTGTGAGAATATTCTAAAGCTTTGACCACAATTAATTCACCTTCAAGTTGGTGGAAAATATCTATTATAATATATGTCCTCAatttatgtttaattaaaataattgcttGGCATTATTGTTTGATAAACATTTATACTGAACAGGTTTGGGGAGTAGAAGAGATGGTTTACTATGCAGAGTCAATGGCCAAGAACATTCCGTTACCCAAACCCTCTCAGTACGTCAATGATGACCCGCAGCAGGTAGATTAATTTAAGTCCTGGAGATCAAGCCCAAGGTTTCTTCATTCAGTCACAAATTAAATATCTAAGATATTtgtattcttattttttctcagatggGTGGAGATTTCATCATTGACAAAGATGGAgttgtacaatacatgtactgtagtaAGAAGTCCATGGATAGACCGTCTGTACAAGATATTATAGACAATTTGAAGGTATGCAGTGTCTGTCTTAACTGTAATCTCCTGTTTGTAGAGTTTAATCAGTAAGGGCCTAAGGGGGACTATACTATTGTTTTATGCATAGATAATGCACTGACAATCTACATCATTCTTTGTGTGGCGATTGAATGATTATAATTTAGATTAAGTCCAGCGtaaaacatgcttttttttaatttgccaAACCACCCCCTTCTtactttgaggctgagtatCAGAGAACCTTAAGTTATTAACATTAACACTTTCTAATAAACAATGTACTGTACACAGGGTTATCCCCCCCACCCCCATGTGTATGTGCTGCTACTTTACACTTGCAAAAGGTTTCACCCTCACACAGTTTTGTGGTAGATACTTACTCTTTCTTTTTAACACAGTaattaaaacttgttttgaaTTTGCTCAGTCTTTAAAAGGCCTGCGAATGATAGCATATATTGTttagccgcctaactaaaagtcatttttttgaaagttgtctaattaaagttatttttttataataatgtaaacatttatgtatattttcattaaatataaatgatttggtcaaacaaagagagaaaactttttattttgggttaaaatagcgaatttcataatagaaaataacggaaaacagaaatgttttttaaaacatctccaacccctccccccccacCGGGAAACAAATattccttttgaggggttttaattattgttatttagcatatttttaccaaagggtttgttaTTTCACGGGGGGAaacatatgtctacagaccgaaatacattccaaaaaaagaattttgctttgtaaatttgtgaaaaataattaacagatatgaattaaatgacagaactatatatgatatgagttgaattttgcccccataattcgccatttttaaagtgtttcgggtatattaaaatgttatgttattttttagtcTAGAGGagttgatattaaatatatttttcaccgatttatttgatttatttgcactcatttgcagtatatgacgtcagaagtgacgctttttctgtaattcaatcaaaatcagtcaaaaattgacatttttcttacctttaaacgaatgggaaatatagagcgcatgcttgaacaaggaaaatttgtATGTCAGTTATTAGTCTTGGCTggttacatctctgattaaaatatgttgtttgTTCAAGCGTGCGCTTtatgttttttgaaagaaaaactgcttgaaaacaagctgttttatgctaaaaatgcataAATGGCGGGAAAAGACTGTCTTCATGATaccatatttctaaattgtgggcacttgaatcaaaatgaacataatgtataaacatcacatatatatctgtacaaagaaaacaaagatttacagtaaaatgatgatgttcattttagggggccattttaggcccttatcatatatagtcctttactttaatatataattatatgttattaagtttttatgcacatattggctGCTAAATgatattttcctcactcatagagaccgatttcaatgaaatttttttaagaccccgcgttagcaaaacttttgtttaaaaataaattttttgattacaaattttattttgatataaattgattgggatttgattttacttttttaattagtAGAAAAgttagtttttgaatatctgacagcaattctgaaatatttggatgtaaaatgtaggcgggacAAGGAGGTTGCTGACTAGGAGGGCCAAGgagtgaaaataaaatgggaGCGAATGTTTCCCTGTATGTATAGTATATTatgatttcattctttttttttgcagaaacTCCAATGAAAAGACCTTCATTTCCAGTAGTGATGAAAAGCTAAACTGAAAACTCGTGAAAGTTTAGTTTGGAGGGTGCTACGAAAATGGTGTTTTTACATtggaaacattttaaatttactaGTATGTATCTAGTGGGTAGTTTAATAGATTTGATTGATCAGCAGGTTTGAAATATGTCTTTCATATTGTTATCATATTGTTATGTTCCATTTAGTGATTATCTTCAACTCTCTCTACATATATTTATAGGTAATTGAATTCTGTTATTCATATCCATATTCCCAAATACATTAAAGTTTGTACAAATAATTTTCCAATTGCAATTATTTGTGTTTCTCAATGCACTATTGCTAAAAATGTTTATGTATGGTTATTTACTGAATGTTGGGTATGTCAattaacttttgaattttagaatgaactctaaaaaaaaattgtcatttgttTTTTCATACGAAAACatgtatcataataaaaaatattattaccaAATCAAGCATTTATTATTTGTGTTGACATCTAATGTGCATCATCTAAAACCCTAGAACTCCATCTAGACCAGTTATTCTTTTCTCTttatcacccctgcgaatgtgttcggaatgttttctttatcgttgctaagtatgtaataatttataaatCTAGAGTTGCttgaatgaaagttcacgagactttcCCGAGaattgttcagttcctgtgaaatttagAGCGGAAGtgtaagtgttcggataatatacTCAAATTATGTGAGTACAgatcgtttttcatatcataacctactttgatttatgttagaACATTAAATTCTTTCaagatacattgtatatgtctTTA is part of the Crassostrea angulata isolate pt1a10 chromosome 3, ASM2561291v2, whole genome shotgun sequence genome and encodes:
- the LOC128177019 gene encoding transmembrane protein 160-like, which gives rise to MARTLRSLQTIRHCVSLGSFLTSHHTATEHSTVMLSRVRTQNQSYRIMCTNPDSKDKGYIYINNKMSSEAIENSAWACRLANENGYLSWCRNSYLMTGVGVGMLYKGHSVVAELAGYSAMFLAGVNVLWGTYLFVYNLIYLRDKVGMSGGFVALQTLSAIVHALLYVMILIVFAAESDKYFQHHPKESIESQTD
- the LOC128177018 gene encoding uncharacterized protein LOC128177018; amino-acid sequence: MEELKQALTDIQTTESSLIGYLNDVLNEPDGVSQLMDGRIGRLFELAKCYKSAFDRLKVTSRAEFQEHIKRGYRYAEIRDLDEDIVNLEEEWDGILQRIDQSLKEDDTGVELGDTGPVNVMLTDARTGQETSLTEYLGHQSLVLVLLRHFAULPURQHIEQVEKSEEQISDSGGQAIVVSFGDQKGAQQWLVETSCPFPMLLDSQRKVYTAFGLHRSVSKVWGVEEMVYYAESMAKNIPLPKPSQYVNDDPQQMGGDFIIDKDGVVQYMYCSKKSMDRPSVQDIIDNLKKLQ